A DNA window from Setaria viridis chromosome 2, Setaria_viridis_v4.0, whole genome shotgun sequence contains the following coding sequences:
- the LOC117846312 gene encoding squamosa promoter-binding-like protein 13, producing MDRKDKSRRGSSSSASASSMAALAAAAAAGEGSSSGSAGEALTPNGEEEQKPAKLAAVGGASSSSPVPARRGAAAGGGGGPRCQAERCNADLSDAATYNRRHKVCQTHSKAPVVLVAGLRQRFCQQCSRFHELSEFDETRRSCRLRLAGHNERRRKSSADTHGGGSGGSNSGGGDGCRHADQDGRGHQGNPPPNHFQIR from the exons ATGGACCGCAAGGACAAGTCCCGCAGGGGCTCCTCGAGCTCGGCGTCGGCATCGTCtatggccgcgctcgccgccgccgcggctgccggcGAGGGCTCGAGCTCCGGGTCGGCCGGCGAGGCGCTGACGCCGaacggggaggaggagcagaagcCCGCGAAGCTGGCTGCCGTGGGTGGCGCCTCCAGCTCGTCCCCGGTGCCGGCGAGGAGGGGCGctgcggctggcggcggcggcgggccgaggTGCCAGGCGGAGCGGTGCAACGCCGACCTGAGCGACGCGGCGACGTACAACCGGAGGCACAAGGTGTGCCAGACGCACTCCAAGGCCCCCGtcgtgctcgtcgccggcctccgccaGCGCTTCTGCCAGCAATGCAGCCG GTTCCACGAGCTGTCGGAGTTCGACGAGACCAGGCGCAGCTGCCGCCTGCGCCTGGCGGGGCACAACGAGCGCCGCCGGAAGAGCTCGGCGGACAcgcacggcggcggcagtggcggcagcaacagcggcggcggcgatgggtgCCGCCACGCCGACCAGGACGGCCGGGGCCACCAGGGGAACCCGCCGCCGAACCACTTCCAGATCAGATAA